A region of the Stieleria neptunia genome:
AACGCCGCACCGCGGTACTGGATGGAGTGTTCGCGTACCACCCACCCGAGCCCGCGTGCCAGGGCCGCCTTGGCATCCCATCCGATCGACTCGGTGTGCCGGCCGGCGGCCCAGAGAGTCCACTGGACGTAGCGTAAATTGTGGACGTGCTGCTGCGCGTCGATTTCGTCCTCCGCGACGGTGTGGACGATGTCGAAATGGGCGTCTGTCGCCGTCGCGGCGTGATCTTCGATTGATTGTGTCAAGCTTTCTGCCTATGTTCGGTCGGTTGACGACTTTTCACCTTTCCGGAAGCGTATAATCGAGTCCAGTCTAGACGTGCACGCAGAACCAGATCAGTTAGGAATCCGTTCGATGATGTCAAACACGAGAGTTGCAGTTCGAGTGGTCGAGCAACCCCAACGCAAGACGCTGAAAACCCTCTGGATCTGCTTTTGGGTCCTGGCCGCGCTGGCCAGCTTCTGCCTGAATGTCTCCGCTGTCGAGGTTGATACCAAAGACCAGCCGCCGAAGGAAGAACTTGTCGCCACCTTTGCCGGCGGATGTTTCTGGTGCACCGAAGCGGTGTTCGAGCGGATGGTCGGCGTCAACGACGTGATCAGCGGTTACATCGGTGGCACCGTTCCCAATCCGACCTACGAGCAGGTGTGCGGAAAGAAAACCGGACACGCCGAGGCGGTCGAAATCTACTACGACCCGTCCCAGGTCACGTACGAAGAGCTACTGGAAGTCTTTTTCAAGACGCACGATCCGACCACACTGAACAAACAGGGTGCCGACGAAGGGCCGCAGTACCGCAGCAGCGTGTTCTTCCACAACGAGCAGCAGAAGGACGCGACGGAAGCGTACATCAAGAAATTGAACAAGTCGGGCGAATTTGACCGCAAGATCGTCACCCTGCTGGAAAAGGCCACGACGTTCTATCCGGCCGAGGAAGTTCACCAGGACTTCTATCGAAAGAACCCCAATTACGGCTATTGCCAACTGGTCGTCAAAGACAAGGTGCGAAAGTTCAATCGTAACTTTGGCGACAAAATCAAGAAGTAGCTGACGGTCTGGATGTTGGTCAATCACGACGCGTCAGAGGCGGATTTGTCCCATGAATCGACTCGGCATTGTTGTCACCACCGCACTGTTGACGTTGGGGATCGATCATCTCGCGTCGGCCCAGTCGACGATCCAATTGCCGTCGTTCTCGCGGTTCACGTACTCCGGCAGCGTGCTCGTGCCGACCGGTGGACGAGCCTCTTTGGGCGGCGTTTCGCGGTCGGCGAGCGGACGGTCCTCGCGTCGTGGCGGCGGGCGCGGCATCGGAGCGGGGGTGGGGCATGCCGGGGCGAGTGCCCATGTCACGATCATCGATCACGACGCGATCGATCGCCAGATTCGTGGGTTGCCGCCGAAGGGGACGGGAACCTCGTCGCTCTCCAAGCGACCGATCACGCCTGCGGCTTCGAAAACGGACCCCGATGCCGAAGGCAAAGCGCTCGTTCGGTTCGCCCGCAAGCAGTACCTTGCCGGCCGTCGCACGTCCGCGTTTGATGCCTAT
Encoded here:
- the msrA gene encoding peptide-methionine (S)-S-oxide reductase MsrA — encoded protein: MMSNTRVAVRVVEQPQRKTLKTLWICFWVLAALASFCLNVSAVEVDTKDQPPKEELVATFAGGCFWCTEAVFERMVGVNDVISGYIGGTVPNPTYEQVCGKKTGHAEAVEIYYDPSQVTYEELLEVFFKTHDPTTLNKQGADEGPQYRSSVFFHNEQQKDATEAYIKKLNKSGEFDRKIVTLLEKATTFYPAEEVHQDFYRKNPNYGYCQLVVKDKVRKFNRNFGDKIKK